From the Cohaesibacter sp. ES.047 genome, one window contains:
- a CDS encoding GNAT family N-acetyltransferase, translated as MTPTIRQARREDVAIIVAMLGDDFLGKGRERSEDLAPYLQAFDAIASDPNNTIYVACDPDGAVVGTFQLVYMQGLSLSACKRAEIEAVRVHASVRGQGVGRKMFAWAIEKARNDGCGLMQLTTNKKRTDGQRFYDQLGFEATHVGFKMMF; from the coding sequence ATGACACCGACGATCAGGCAAGCGCGCCGCGAGGACGTGGCGATCATTGTTGCGATGCTGGGGGATGACTTTCTTGGAAAGGGACGCGAGCGCAGCGAGGATCTTGCACCCTATCTGCAAGCCTTCGATGCCATTGCGAGCGATCCCAACAACACCATCTATGTTGCCTGTGATCCGGACGGCGCGGTGGTCGGCACATTTCAGCTTGTCTATATGCAGGGGCTATCCCTGTCTGCCTGCAAACGCGCTGAAATCGAGGCTGTCCGCGTGCACGCCTCAGTGCGCGGGCAGGGCGTTGGGAGGAAGATGTTTGCCTGGGCCATCGAGAAAGCCCGGAATGATGGCTGCGGCTTGATGCAGCTGACCACGAACAAGAAGCGCACGGACGGTCAGCGCTTTTATGACCAACTGGGGTTTGAGGCCACTCACGTCGGATTCAAGATGATGTTCTAG
- a CDS encoding NADH:flavin oxidoreductase/NADH oxidase: MKSKLFSPISIGKLSLSNRIVIAPMCQYSAEDGQMSDWHLIHLGTLANSGAGALTIEATAVTPDGRISYGDVGLYDDDCEKAMGRVLDGVRRWSGMPLVIQLGHAGRKASSQKPWDGGGQIAPNAPNGWQTVAPSAVPYLPEHVAPEALDDDGLDRLRTAFRDAAVRAGRLGLDGIQIHGAHGYLLHQFLSPLSNHRTDAYGGSLENRMRFPLEIFEIVREAFPAERPVTVRLSGTDWVEGGWSIEETVSLSKALEAAGADAIDVSGGGLSPDQTLVVGPNYQVPLARAVKEAVGIPVATVGLITEFEQAEGILTTGDADLIGIARAVLYDPRWPWHAAAHFGDPISASNQYLRCAPRRFSHLFG, encoded by the coding sequence ATGAAGTCAAAGCTGTTTTCGCCAATTTCCATTGGTAAGCTTTCGCTGTCCAACCGGATTGTTATTGCTCCGATGTGTCAATACTCCGCCGAGGATGGCCAAATGAGTGATTGGCACCTCATCCATCTGGGAACCCTTGCCAATTCAGGAGCAGGGGCGCTGACCATCGAAGCCACCGCAGTGACCCCGGACGGTCGCATCAGCTATGGCGACGTCGGGCTCTATGATGATGACTGCGAAAAAGCCATGGGGCGGGTGCTGGACGGTGTGCGGCGCTGGTCGGGTATGCCGCTGGTGATTCAGCTTGGCCATGCTGGGCGCAAGGCGTCTTCTCAAAAGCCTTGGGATGGCGGCGGGCAGATTGCTCCGAACGCCCCCAATGGCTGGCAGACGGTCGCGCCGAGCGCTGTTCCCTATCTGCCCGAGCATGTGGCACCCGAGGCGCTGGATGATGACGGACTGGACCGACTGCGCACGGCCTTCCGCGATGCGGCGGTCCGCGCCGGCCGCCTTGGTCTTGACGGGATTCAGATCCATGGGGCGCATGGCTATCTGCTGCATCAGTTTCTATCGCCGCTTTCCAACCACCGCACGGATGCCTATGGCGGCTCCCTTGAAAACCGGATGCGGTTTCCGCTGGAGATCTTCGAGATTGTTCGCGAGGCTTTCCCGGCTGAGCGCCCGGTGACGGTTCGCTTGTCCGGAACCGATTGGGTCGAGGGGGGATGGAGCATCGAAGAGACGGTTTCGCTCTCCAAGGCGCTCGAGGCGGCTGGAGCCGATGCCATCGATGTCTCAGGTGGCGGCCTGTCGCCTGACCAGACTCTCGTGGTGGGCCCCAATTATCAGGTGCCCCTTGCACGCGCCGTGAAGGAAGCGGTCGGCATTCCAGTCGCTACGGTCGGGTTGATCACCGAGTTTGAGCAGGCCGAGGGGATTTTGACCACCGGAGATGCGGATCTCATCGGAATTGCCCGAGCGGTCCTCTATGATCCTCGCTGGCCATGGCATGCCGCAGCGCATTTCGGTGATCCGATTTCTGCTTCGAACCAGTATCTGCGCTGTGCCCCGCGCCGGTTCAGTCATCTGTTTGGCTGA